A single Ziziphus jujuba cultivar Dongzao chromosome 11, ASM3175591v1 DNA region contains:
- the LOC132799824 gene encoding ABC transporter G family member 20-like produces MSRGRAPPISSTPPPPSVPATAGGDFFRFLNHSPNMELQDFRPSRGRQNLTLGELLKRVEDAQNNNNNPVDHHHSILELGFSCNSVPASSSYPFVLSFNNLTYRVKVRSKMAFPSYFGRKTSSTVGGILANNDDMMGETKTLLNNISGEAREGEIMAVLGASGSGKSTLIDALADRIAKESLKGTVSLNGEVLESRLLKVISAYVMQDDLLFPMLTVEETLMFSAEFRLPRSLSKSKKKARVQALIDQLGLRSAAKTVIGDEGHRGVSGGERRRVSIGTDIIHDPILLFLDEPTSGLDSTSAYMVVKVLQRIAQSGSIVITSIHQPSYRILGLLDSLIFLSHGQTVYSGSPANLPSFFADFGHPIPENDNRTEFALDLIRELEETPGGTKSLVEFNKSWQATKNNQQHQNKHSGVLKLSLKDSISASISRGKLVSGAPTDSNPSSSFATFANPFWIEMAVIGKRSLTNSRRMPELFGIRLGAVLVTGFILATMFWGLDDSPKGVQERLGFFAFAMSTTFYTCAEAIPVFLQERYIFMRETAYNAYRRSSYVLAHSLISIPSLIVLSLAFAATTFWAVGLAGGLSGFFFFFFTIFAAFWAGSSFVTFLSGVVTHVMLGYTVVVAILAYFLLFSGFFISRDRIPPYWIWFHYLSLVKYPYEGVLQNEFDDPLKCFVRGVQIFDSTPLGAVPAAIKVELLKSMSDTLGTNITSSTCVTTGTDILKQQGITDISKWNCLWITVAWGFFFRVLFYFTLLFGSKNKRS; encoded by the coding sequence ATGTCTCGCGGGAGAGCTCCTCCAATATCTTCCACGCCACCACCACCGTCGGTCCCCGCCACCGCCGGCGGCGACTTCTTCCGCTTCCTCAACCACTCCCCAAACATGGAGCTCCAAGACTTCCGTCCCAGCAGAGGCCGTCAAAATCTCACTCTGGGAGAGCTTCTCAAGCGAGTTGAAGACGCACAGAACAATAACAACAATCCGGTTGATCACCACCATAGCATTCTCGAGCTCGGTTTCTCCTGCAACTCAGTTCCAGCTTCTTCTTCATACCCTTTTGTCCTTTCCTTCAATAATCTGACTTACAGAGTGAAAGTTAGGAGTAAAATGGCGTTCCCTTCATACTTTGGCCGGAAAACTTCATCAACTGTAGGTGGGATATTGGCGAATAATGATGACATGATGGGTGAAACGAAGACTTTGCTGAACAATATCTCCGGCGAAGCTAGAGAAGGAGAAATCATGGCGGTTCTCGGTGCGAGTGGGTCCGGCAAATCGACGCTGATAGATGCTCTAGCCGATCGTATCGCTAAAGAAAGCTTGAAAGGGACGGTGAGTCTAAACGGCGAGGTTTTGGAATCGAGGCTGTTGAAGGTGATATCTGCTTACGTCATGCAAGACGACCTCTTGTTTCCGATGTTGACGGTGGAAGAGACGCTCATGTTCTCGGCAGAGTTCAGGCTCCCTCGTTCCCTCTCTAAATCCAAGAAGAAAGCCAGAGTTCAAGCTTTGATCGACCAGCTTGGCCTGCGAAGCGCCGCCAAGACGGTGATCGGAGATGAAGGTCACAGAGGCGTCTCCGGCGGCGAAAGACGGCGGGTTTCCATTGGTACCGACATAATTCACGATCCTATTCTCTTGTTTCTGGATGAACCGACGTCGGGGCTGGACTCCACCAGTGCTTACATGGTTGTCAAGGTGTTGCAGAGAATTGCGCAGAGTGGAAGCATTGTCATCACCTCCATTCACCAACCGAGCTACAGAATTCTCGGATTGTTAGACAGCCTGATCTTTCTGTCCCATGGACAGACAGTTTACAGCGGCTCGCCGGCGAACCTCCCGTCGTTCTTCGCGGATTTCGGACATCCTATCCCTGAGAATGATAACAGAACTGAATTCGCTCTGGACTTGATTCGTGAACTCGAGGAAACTCCCGGTGGAACAAAGAGCTTAGTCGAATTCAACAAGTCATGGCAAGCGACGAAGAATAATCAGCAACATCAAAACAAACATTCTGGCGTACTTAAACTATCACTCAAAGACTCAATCAGTGCAAGCATTTCGAGAGGGAAATTAGTCTCGGGAGCACCCACCGACTCCAATCCATCCTCTTCGTTTGCCACATTTGCAAACCCATTTTGGATCGAGATGGCAGTGATAGGCAAACGATCGCTCACAAACTCTCGAAGAATGCCCGAGCTTTTCGGAATCCGATTAGGTGCGGTTCTAGTAACCGGGTTTATATTGGCCACCATGTTTTGGGGACTCGATGATTCACCGAAAGGGGTCCAAGAACGCTTGGGATTCTTCGCGTTCGCAATGTCCACCACCTTCTACACCTGCGCCGAAGCCATTCCGGTTTTCCTCCAAGAGAGATACATCTTCATGAGAGAAACAGCTTACAATGCATATCGCCGATCGTCTTATGTCCTCGCTCACTCTCTCATTTCCATCCCTTCTCTCATCGTCCTTTCCTTAGCTTTCGCAGCCACGACCTTCTGGGCCGTCGGCCTCGCCGGCGGTCTCTcgggctttttcttcttcttcttcaccatcTTTGCCGCTTTTTGGGCCGGAAGCTCATTCGTGACGTTCCTCTCCGGCGTCGTTACCCATGTAATGCTTGGTTACACCGTCGTCGTTGCAATCTTGGCCTATTTTCTACTCTTCAGTGGGTTCTTCATAAGCCGGGATCGAATCCCGCCCTACTGGATTTGGTTTCATTATCTATCTCTTGTGAAGTACCCATATGAAGGTGTTTTGCAGAATGAGTTTGATGATCCATTGAAGTGCTTCGTTAGAGGGGTTCAGATATTCGACTCCACGCCGCTAGGGGCTGTGCCGGCCGCCATTAAAGTGGAGCTTCTGAAGAGCATGAGTGACACTCTTGGGACGAACATCACGAGCTCTACTTGCGTGACTACTGGAACAGATATACTAAAGCAGCAGGGGATTACTGATATAAGCAAATGGAATTGCCTATGGATTACCGTTGCATGGGGGTTTTTCTTCagggttttgttttattttacgtTGCTATTTGGTAGCAAGAATAAGAGGAGTTAA
- the LOC107435603 gene encoding uncharacterized protein LOC107435603 has protein sequence MNSVCISNCVNDARDPRVPVRATYINLYKWPESDAEFVKSVSSNGRRSNGSCTGHGHSHSHGHSHCHPRVVDSISCRQMYLRSYKFSKKETMPEKTKKCFGRVKEKMSHGTKKGGKSKGRKRSKCLVLRKVKELSCAALLRIFQRFLSCTASVDVVDPKD, from the coding sequence ATGAACTCTGTCTGCATATCAAACTGTGTCAACGACGCACGTGATCCGCGCGTGCCGGTCCGAGCCACTTACATCAACCTCTACAAGTGGCCGGAATCCGATGCCGAGTTCGTGAAATCGGTAAGCTCCAATGGCAGGAGGAGTAATGGTAGTTGTACTGGCCATGGCCATAGTCACAGCCATGGCCATAGCCATTGCCATCCAAGGGTGGTGGACAGCATTTCATGCCGGCAAATGTACCTCCGGAGCTACAAATTCTCGAAGAAAGAGACCATGCCAGAGAAAACCAAGAAATGTTTCGGCAGAGTGAAGGAGAAAATGAGCCACGGCACTAAGAAGGGAGGGAAGTCCAAAGGTCGCAAGAGGAGTAAGTGTTTGGTTCTCAGGAAAGTGAAGGAATTGTCTTGTGCTGCTTTGTTAAGAATTTTCCAGAGGTTTTTGTCTTGCACTGCAAGTGTAGATGTTGTGGATCCAAAAGACTAG
- the LOC107435608 gene encoding protein CANDIDATE G-PROTEIN COUPLED RECEPTOR 7, with protein sequence MTKKPLPFLLLFVVLFSSILNLTTAEIKTLTINSDARSMILFEKFGFTHTGHVTISVKQVSVVSTRDTNAPIESSRLGFFLLSEEALLQVLMEMQQNQQFCVLHSRYILNLFNFGELSPPPQSSFNHSYPVSAPNEYSLFFANCVPDTSVSMVVRTEIYNYDSDGSRDYLSAGLTQLPTLFFLFSLAYFAFLGFWIYICYTNKRSVHRIHLLMGGLLLMKALNLICAAEDKHYVKVTGTPHGWDVLFYIFQFIRVVLLFTVIVLIGTGWSFLKPFLQEKEKKVLMIVIPLQVLANVASIVIGETGPFIKDWVTWNQVFLLVDIICCCAIIFPIVWSIRSLRETSKTDGKAARNLAKLTLFRQFYIVVIGYLYFTRIVVFALKTIAAYKYQWVSNSAEETASLLFYMVMFYMFRPVERNEYFVLDEEEEEAAEMALRDEEFEL encoded by the coding sequence ATGACGAAAAAGCCCCTAcccttcctcctcctcttcgtCGTCTTGTTCTCCTCCATTCTCAACCTCACCACCGCTGAGATCAAAACCCTAACCATAAATTCCGACGCCAGGTCCATGATCCTCTTCGAGAAGTTCGGTTTCACACACACCGGCCATGTCACAATCTCGGTGAAGCAGGTCTCGGTGGTCTCCACGCGCGACACCAACGCACCCATCGAGTCGTCGCGGCTGGGCTTCTTCCTCCTCTCTGAAGAAGCTCTCCTTCAGGTACTCATGGAGATGCAACAGAACCAGCAGTTCTGCGTCCTCCATTCCCGCTACATCCTCAACCTTTTCAATTTCGGCGAGCTCTCTCCTCCCCCTCAGTCTTCCTTCAACCATTCCTACCCTGTCTCTGCTCCAAACGAGTACAGTCTCTTCTTCGCCAATTGCGTACCTGACACCTCCGTTTCCATGGTGGTTCGGACCGAGATCTACAATTACGACAGCGATGGTTCCAGGGATTACCTCTCTGCCGGCCTCACTCAGCTCCCTAccctcttcttcctcttctcccTCGCTTACTTCGCTTTCCTAGGGTTTTGGATCTACATCTGTTACACCAACAAAAGGTCCGTACATCGAATCCATTTGCTCATGGGTGGTTTGCTTTTGATGAAGGCTTTGAATCTCATATGTGCCGCCGAGGACAAGCATTACGTCAAGGTTACGGGAACACCGCACGGTTGGGACGTTTTGTTCTACATCTTTCAGTTCATCCGTGTCGTTTTGCTCTTCACTGTCATCGTTTTGATCGGTACTGGGTGGTCGTTTTTGAAGCCTTTCTTgcaagagaaggagaagaaggttTTGATGATTGTGATCCCGCTTCAGGTTCTGGCTAATGTGGCCTCCATTGTGATCGGAGAGACTGGGCCTTTCATTAAGGATTGGGTTACTTGGAATCAGGTTTTCTTGCTGGTGGATATTATTTGCTGCTGTGCAATCATTTTCCCAATTGTTTGGTCTATTCGTTCTTTGAGGGAGACTTCGAAGACGGACGGGAAAGCAGCTAGGAATTTGGCAAAGTTGACCCTTTTCAGGCAGTTTTACATTGTTGTTATTGGGTATTTGTATTTCACAAGGATCGTGGTTTTCGCGCTCAAGACCATTGCGGCGTATAAGTATCAATGGGTTAGCAATTCCGCCGAGGAAACTGCAAGCCTTTTGTTTTACATGGTGATGTTCTATATGTTTAGGCCTGTGGAGAGGAATGAGTACTTTGTTCTTGATGAGGAGGAAGAAGAGGCCGCTGAGATGGCTCTTAGGGATGAAGAATTTGAGCTTTGA